One Candida dubliniensis CD36 chromosome 1, complete sequence genomic region harbors:
- a CDS encoding v-ATPase D subunit, putative (Similar to S. cerevisiae VMA6;~Similar to C. albicans VMA6) yields the protein MEGLFFNIDYGYIEGVVRGYKSGLLTSNQYVNLTQCDNLEDLKLQLSSTDYGNFLANYSGPLSTSVIQENLSKKLFQQYQYIHTQSSSKLTKFMNFINYGYMIDNVILMITGTLHERDKSEILAKTNPLGWFDTLPTLSIATDIESLYSTVLIDTPLAPFFKNCVSADDLDDLNIEIIRNRLYKNYLEEFVDWCNKNLDGPDKEIMERLLTLEADKRVINIALNSLNNPDLSPEDKLSLFPNYGKLYPTYHLELSQVDDVEQLKSIVELVGDYKDIFSETNDALKSLGDWFYYLEMQLCRNAFTQQFTLATVYAWLKSKEQEIRNVTWIAECIAQNQKNRIDSYIAVY from the coding sequence ATGGAGGGACTTTTCTTTAACATTGACTACGGCTATATTGAAGGTGTTGTACGCGGCTACAAATCCGGCCTCTTGACCTCCAACCAATACGTCAATCTCACCCAATGCGATAACcttgaagatttgaaacTCCAGTTATCGTCCACCGACTATGGCAATTTCCTTGCCAACTACTCCGGCCCCCTTAGCACCTCCGTCATCCAAGAAAACTTATCGAAAAAGCTATTCCAGCAATACCAATACATCCACACCCAGTCCTCCTCCAAATTAACCAAATTCATGAACTTTATCAACTACGGGTACATGATCGACAACGTCATCTTAATGATTACCGGAACCTTGCACGAAAGAGACAAGTCGGAAATCTTGGCCAAAACAAACCCATTGGGATGGTTCGATACCTTGCCCACCTTGTCCATCGCCACCGACATCGAAAGCTTGTACCTGACAGTTTTGATTGACACCCCGTTAGCCCCATTCTTCAAGAACTGTGTTTCTGCTGACGACTTGGACGACTTGAATATCGAAATCATCAGAAACAGACTATACAAAAACTACTTGGAAGAGTTTGTCGACTGGTGTAACAAAAATTTGGATGGACCCGATAAGGAAATCATGGAGAGGTTGCTAACCTTGGAAGCCGACAAACGTGTTATCAACATCGCCTTAAACTCCCTCAACAACCCCGACCTCTCCCCAGAAGACAAGTTATCGTTATTCCCCAACTACGGCAAGTTATACCCCACCTACCACTTGGAGTTGTCACAGGTTGACGATGTGGAACAATTAAAGTCCATTGTCGAGCTTGTAGGAGACTACAAAGACATCTTTTCCGAAACAAACGATGCCTTAAAAAGTTTGGGCGACTGGTTCTATTACTTGGAAATGCAATTGTGCAGAAACGCATTCACCCAGCAGTTTACTTTGGCAACCGTCTATGCCTGGTTGAAATCCAAAGAGCAAGAGATTAGAAACGTCACCTGGATTGCAGAGTGTATCGCCCAAAACCAGAAAAATAGAATCGATAGCTACATAGCTGTATACTGA
- a CDS encoding SEC7-family member, endocytosis and vacuole integrity protein, putative (Similar to S. cerevisiae MON2;~Similar to C. albicans MON2), protein MTNVQSLIGDLNGLSTDSKRRFPEIRSSCEAAINVLKSYSSVVPIQEINKENHREEVLKPFILSCKSGNIKLTNISIPVIYKLILAHLIPESDISQVLSCLSEASNLAVDIQLRILQCLPALMQKYSIIGPNLLDMLSICSSLTANNKSSMVVNTASATLQQLFANVFDSIGDNTNEKEKSHKVVIDNDESVQIDDLSHEGFLIFQDLCNFIDNESPTYLKDSIHIKLYSVLEIVESIIQGHQVLFQTHKELAYLLRVRLFPSMLKVLNSVTRNFPLVNRTIRIINVLLSTQLENLKIESEIVLSFFCHLLIDGGETEENESSWEKYMVLELLKNLFSDFSVLKLIFQQYDYNKSMKNVLKELFSVFMVYLQKSNTLVNDIVRPVAKLPSGTFSTDGASSSVSTLHGSNGNYLSRAASNLKPSVLDHLDKLESPSNIPSTYGIYLIYQILIYFSDGVANFVYNLNDESKDPATLEADVELANALIEVSGVDVSLLYENLIYTSMDDEGFNMLIKSFQKFTHATGLLGITATRDRLLTILAKAIIKNTTRNDINEINSQSHSSGSMLQEQKKQLLAFGGSIVESISTSIAGEGSNEINQANTSAASSTASTTSGMNSPVSHGTRYFNSRHVVCLRVLVNTAISLKSTLQDSWNIIWIALQWCGYYLDGPDQFSPYYNNTKLQQTLKEFKKPQISAQDVTNAENSLRKLYTSIGDSSVETFRTILITLTRLSDYALDINNQKYEDELPISSFNKSYFVSRLAQISDIDEVHNWLIKDEESWEIVSSYFIGLGTKRNIHFSLRNYVVESYTKVIETVAFFGFQHDDLIEETSQKTLNGLNGYLEKLFGMGSSKELLINNRETEIHLLILTTLHTLIDKYDKNYQQTWNEVFKLLNTPFRTVKKEDDVEEAINNDDTKPDEGISVKDKTQLLVEKSFDTLKLILDEFLSTLPFNQFKFLIDTLSNFVYQEYDLNISFSSVSYFWLISDSLKSRMVSFKCETVRKSSDNTAEIHGDENQLIEFIGGEKIESYNFYIYLNIYLLLSLAKISKHEVNRAQVRDGAIQTFYQIIDVHGNVLKNKSWDMIYDIVLLPNFFTIVPESSRSKDWLDSLQLIFTGLISLYNKFVLHDNDNDIVMKWQHLIEYLDKLLKLQWIDLNLKIFKSLQDLMISYGGSKNRIKQVGDLFFKIWSQFPIEYDLINNNYQESLVQYMQCFPPLYKITLKGLSISDMDVIINIFNKCGMYPVLPNNQSDNVKPTNLQNSILHNLKLLSNVDKQDANTDNNIKLRLEFEPLVVQQLSNIIIYPYGIRNRIEAKLQNNEIVKNKLPTFIAFSHLSLNLLNESLDNFDGFFTTTGNDNAIMKCLRSLLEIIENKSIGINNKGDNQKSSTPELWIESNNIFVKIVKQLINHRDKNNLLTNDEFWKLIIQRIEISFIAYDEKNQQINIKQYQELIELVLPELMKHGSNQQVIEDLVIKLYENSYLYKHNDLEIRLMDQDKYTIDKIIDNLTLYKFEEYFGTTECIEKYPNLRIRLNCLEQLIKFSLEGSSTTTTDSHKNVLKQLCEKYLILRASFTFRRILNDIKLVYKCPIPIIQQRELLMILNGLNEMSVNNNNSDGLKKLFHLLIQLIPYSSRIHNLDKVLPQVLIKISS, encoded by the coding sequence ATGACTAATGTTCAGCTGTTAATTGGAGACCTCAATGGGCTATCAACAGATTCAAAAAGAAGGTTTCCTGAGATCAGACTGTCATGTGAGGCTGCAATTAATGTACTAAAAAGTTATTCATCAGTAGTCCcaattcaagaaattaataaagaGAATCACAGGGAAGAGGTATTGAAACCATTTATTTTATCATGTAAATCAGGAAACATCAAATTGACCAACATTTCAATACCAGTTATTTACAAATTAATATTGGCCCATTTAATACCTGAACTGGATATTTCTCAAGTTTTACTGTGTTTACTGGAAGCTTCTAATTTAGCTGttgatattcaattgaGAATTTTACAATGTTTACCGGCATTAATgcaaaaatattcaattatagGACCTAATTTGCTTGATATgttatcaatttgttctAGTTTGACggcaaataataaatcatcaatggTGGTGAATACCGCTTCAGCAACTTTGCAACAATTATTTGCCAATGTTTTTGATAGTATTGGCGACAATACTAACGAAAAGGAGAAAAGTCATAAAGTGGTAATAGATAACGACGAATCAGTgcaaattgatgatttatcGCATGAAgggtttttgatttttcaagaTTTATGTAACTTTATCGACAATGAATCACCCACTTATTTGAAAGACTCCATTCATATAAAACTATATTCAGTGCTTGAAATTGTCGAGAGTATTATCCAGGGACACCAAGTTTTGTTTCAAACTCATAAGGAGTTGGCCTACTTATTACGAGTACGACTTTTCCCATCAATGTTGAAAGTCTTGAATTCTGTTACAAGAAATTTCCCATTGGTGAATAGAACAATAAGGATTATAAATGTTCTATTATCAACCCAATTGGAAAATCTCAAAATAGAGAGTGAAATCGTTTTGTCCTTTTTCTgtcatttattaattgatggaGGAGAGACTGAGGAAAATGAGTCTAGTTGGGAAAAGTACATGGTTCTTGAATTACTCAAAAATTTGTTCAGTGATTTTCTGGTGCTTAAgctaatttttcaacaatatgATTATAATAAACTGATGAAAAATGTGttgaaagaattgtttAGCGTGTTTATGGTATATTTACAAAAGAGCAATACTCTTGTCAATGATATTGTCAGACCAGTTGCAAAATTGCCTCTGGGCACTTTTTCAACCGATGGAGCTAGCTCCAGTGTTTCTACCTTACATGGTTCCAATGGCAATTACTTATCACGTGCAGcttcaaatttgaaaccaCTGGTTCTTGATCATTTGGATAAATTAGAATCACCCAGCAATATTCCTTCCACTTATGggatttatttgatttatcagatattaatttatttttccgATGGTGTGGCTAACtttgtttataatttaaacGATGAATCCAAAGATCCAGCTACTTTAGAAGCCGATGTTGAATTAGCAAATGCTTTGATTGAAGTATCTGGTGTTGATGTTAGTTTATTATATGAGAATTTAATTTACACGTCAATGGATGATGAAGGGTTTAATATGTTGATTAAATCGTTTCAAAAATTCACTCATGCTACTGGGTTATTAGGAATAACGGCTACTAGAGATCGTTTGTTGACGATTTTGGCAAAAGCAATTATAAAGAATACCACTAGaaatgatattaatgaaataaattCACAATCTCATTCATCAGGATCGATGTTGCAAGAGCAGAAAAAACAGTTGCTAGCATTTGGAGGATCTATAGTTGAATCGATAAGCACGTCCATTGCAGGAGAAGGTAGTAATGAGATAAATCAAGCGAATACTTCTGCTGCTTCCTCAACTGCATCAACAACACTGGGGATGAATTCTCCTGTATCACATGGTACAAGGTATTTTAATTCTCGTCATGTTGTTTGTCTTAGAGTATTAGTAAATACtgcaatttctttaaagtCTACATTACAAGACTCTTGGAACATTATTTGGATTGCGTTACAATGGTGTGGATATTATCTTGATGGACCCGATCAGTTTAGTCCAtattacaacaacaccaaattGCAACAGACATTAAAGGAGTTCAAAAAACCACAAATCAGTGCACAGGATGTCACTAATGCGGAAAACTCTTTAAGGAAATTATATACAAGTATTGGTGATAGTTCCGTTGAAACGTTTAGAACTATACTTATCACCTTAACTAGATTATCTGATTATGCTTTGGATATTAATAATCAGAAATATGAAGACGAATTACCTATATCCAGTTTTAATAAGAGTTATTTTGTTTCCCGATTAGCACAAATTagtgatattgatgaagttCATAATTGGTTAATTAAGGATGAAGAATCATGGGAAATTGTTAGTTCATATTTTATAGGTTTGGGAACGAAAAGAAACATTCATTTCAGTTTAAGAAATTATGTTGTTGAATCATACACAAAAGTTATTGAGACTGTGGCATTTTTTGGATTTCAGcatgatgatttgattgaagaAACTTCTCAAAAAACATTGAATGGGTTAAATGGatatttggaaaaattatttgggATGGGATCATCCAAAGAacttttaattaataatcgTGAAACAGAAATTcatcttttaattcttACTACATTGCATACATTGATTGACAAATATGATAAGAATTATCAGCAAACGTGGAATGAAGTATTTAAACTTTTGAATACGCCTTTCCGTACAGTAAAGAAAGAGGATGATGTGGAAGAAGCCATTAATAATGACGATACTAAACCTGATGAAGGCATTTCAGTAAAGGACAAAACTCAGCTTTTGGTTGAAAAATCATTCGACACTCTAAAGTTAATTCTTGATGAATTTTTGTCTACTCTCccattcaatcaatttaaatttttgattgataCATTGTCCAATTTTGTTTACCAAGAGTatgatttgaatatatCATTTAGTTCTGTTAGTTATTTTTGGTTGATTAGTGATTCGTTAAAATCAAGAATGGTATCTTTTAAATGTGAAACCGTACGGAAATCATCGGACAACACAGCTGAAATACATGGTGATGAAAACCAactaattgaatttattggtGGAGAAAAGATTGAAAGCTATAACTTTTACATTTATTTaaacatttatttattgttaaGTTTAGCTAAAATCTCCAAACATGAAGTTAATAGAGCACAAGTAAGAGATGGTGCTATTCAAAcattttatcaaatcataGATGTTCATGGAaatgttttgaaaaataaatcttgGGATATGATTTATGATATTGTTCTTTTACCTAATTTTTTCACTATTGTTCCAGAATCATCAAGAAGTAAAGATTGGTTGGATAGTttacaattaatttttacAGGGTTAATTAGTCTTTacaataaatttgttttacaTGATAACGATAATGACATTGTTATGAAATGGCAACATTTAATCGAGTATTTGGATAAGTTATTGAAACTACAATggattgatttaaatttgaaaatttttaaatcattacaagatttgatgatttcGTACGGCGGGAGTAAGAATAGAATTAAACAAGTGGGagatttgtttttcaaaatctggTCACAATTTCCTATTGAGTAcgatttaataaataataattatcaagaatCTTTGGTTCAATACATGCAATGTTTTCCTCCTTTGTATAAGATAACATTGAAGGGCTTGTCAATTTCAGATATGGATGTTATAATTAACATTTTTAACAAATGTGGAATGTATCCTGTTTTACCAAACAATCAATCCGACAATGTAAAACCGACTAACTTGCAGAATTCTATTTTACACAATTTGAAACTTTTGAGTAATGTTGATAAACAGGATGCTAATactgataataatatcaaattaCGTTTGGAATTTGAACCTTTAGTGGTGCAACAATTGagtaatattattatttatccGTATGGAATAAGAAATAGAATTGAAGCCAAATTACAAAACAATGAGATTGTCAAAAATAAGTTACCCACATTTATTGCTTTCAGTCATTTGagtttgaatttattaaatgagagtttagataattttgatGGATTTTTCACTACTACTGGTAATGATAATGCAATAATGAAATGTTTAAGGTCCTTacttgaaattattgaaaataaatctattggaataaataataagggagacaatcaaaaatcatcaacaccGGAACTTTGGATTGaaagtaataatatatttgttaaaattgtcaaacaattgatcaatCATCGTGACAAGAATAACTTATTAAccaatgatgaattttggaaattaattatacaaagaattgaaattagtTTTATTGCATATGATGagaaaaaccaacaaataaatattaaacaatatcaagAGTTAATAGAGTTGGTGTTACCAGAATTGATGAAACATGGAAGCAATCAACAGGTGATTGAAGATTTAGTGATTAAACTCTATGAGAACTCCTACTTGTATAAACataatgatttagaaaTTAGATTAATGGATCAAGACAAGTATACCATTgacaaaataattgataatttaacattatataaatttgaagaatattTTGGTACAACAGAATGTATTGAGAAATATCCAAATTTACGAATTAGATTGAATTGTCTTGaacaattgatcaaatttcTGCTTGAGGGATCCtccactactactactgatTCACACAAAAATgttttgaaacaattgtgtgaaaaatatttgatattaagAGCTAGTTTTACATTTAGAAGAATTTTGAATGATATCAAATTAGTTTATAAATGtccaattccaattattCAACAAAGAGAATTGCTAATGATTTTGAACGGGTTGAATGAGATGTCAGtgaataataacaatagtgatggtttgaagaaattattccatttattgattcaattaattcctTATTCATCGAGAATACATAATTTAGACAAGGTATTGCCTCAAGTGTTGATTAAAATATCACTGTAA
- a CDS encoding nitrogen-sensing and cell-morphology modulator, general aminoacid permease, putative (Similar to C. albicans HIP1) has product MSFPAPQKEQDSILSESYQSFSTASTNNPIKNFIHSFKVNRDLKITADEITTPEDLLKGYQVKLIALSSCIGSGLFISSASMISSAGPGGTVIGYFIVAILMFFIVQALGELTSSYPVRGNFLVYNTRFIDESWGFAMNWNYCLQWIVNIPLSLVAASLTIQYWTDKINPAVWVAIFWVVIVGISIFGVKGYGYGESLFSVIKVIAIAGFCILGVILAAGGGEQGYIGGRNWHPPFVNGFHGICNTLVNSAFSYSGTELAAIAAAETSNPRKTLNKAIKQIFWRILIFYMVVIVIVCFLIRYDDPKLMGNSSWPVSPFVIAISNGGIKVLPSIFNAVILSALLSVANASVFATYKPLVALAEAGHGPKFLAYVDQKGRPIYSIIIALAFGLIGFVGSSSSQAIVFNWLLALSGLSCIFIWFSISLAQIRVNYACKVQGIDSKNVPFKAIGGDYGAYFSMLINVLILIAQFYVGLYPIGGKSLNASTFFQAYLAVPIVLVFYVGHKLWTRNWSWYIKAKDIDITTGRNIVDSDFELQALELEKEMEQKKSFVHRFVNFWC; this is encoded by the coding sequence ATGTCATTTCCAGCTCCCCAAAAGGAGCAAGACTCCATACTAAGTGAATCGTACCAAAGTTTTTCAACTGCATCAACCAACAAtccaatcaaaaattttattcacTCGTTTAAAGTTAACAgagatttgaaaattacGGCAGATGAAATAACCACCCCTGAAGATCTATTAAAAGGATATCAAGTTAAATTAATCGCTTTATCGTCATGCATAGGTAGTGGATTATTCATATCGAGTGCATCCATGATATCTTCCGCTGGACCCGGTGGTACTGTTATTGGATACTTTATTGTCGCTATATTAATGTTTTTCATTGTCCAAGCATTAGGAGAATTGACCAGTTCGTATCCAGTCAGAGGCAATTTCCTTGTGTATAACACCCGTTTCATTGATGAATCATGGGGATTTGCCATGAACTGGAATTATTGCTTGCAATGGATTGTCAATATTCCATTGTCATTAGTTGCTGCATCGTTGACTATTCAATACTGGACTGACAAAATCAACCCAGCGGTATGGGTAGCAATATTCTGGGTGGTTATCGTGGGAATCAGTATATTTGGTGTAAAAGGTTATGGTTATGGAGAAAGCTTGTTTTCGGTGATCAAAGTCATTGCCATAGCTGGATTCTGTATTCTAGGGGTTATATTGGCCGCAGGAGGCGGGGAACAAGGATACATTGGTGGTCGTAACTGGCATCCGCCATTTGTTAATGGGTTTCATGGTATTTGTAATACTTTGGTCAACCTGGCTTTCAGTTATTCAGGAACCGAATTGGCAGCAATTGCCGCTGCCGAAACCTCGAATCCACGTAAGACATTGAATAAAGCAATCAAGCAAATATTTTGGAGAATCTTAATTTTTTACATGGTTGTTATTGTGATAGTTTGTTTCTTGATTAGATATGACGATCCAAAATTAATGGGGAACTCAAGTTGGCCCGTATCACCCTTTGTTATTGCAATTTCTAATGGTGGGATAAAAGTTTTGCCTTCTATTTTCAATGCGGTGATTTTGTCGGCACTATTATCAGTGGCCAATGCTAGTGTCTTTGCCACCTACAAACCGCTAGTTGCCTTAGCAGAAGCAGGCCACGGACCAAAGTTTTTGGCGTATGTCGATCAAAAGGGCAGACCGATATATTCGATTATCATAGCTCTTGCATTCGGTCTTATTGGATTTGTTGGCTCGTCGAGCAGTCAAGCAATTGTATTCAACTGGTTATTGGCATTAAGTGGATTATCGTGTATATTTATCtggttttcaatttcattggCTCAAATAAGAGTAAATTATGCTTGCAAAGTCCAAGGTATTGATTCCAAAAATGTCCCATTTAAGGCCATTGGCGGTGACTATGGAGCTTATTTTTCTATGCTTATAAATGTTTTAATTCTAATAGCACAGTTTTATGTGGGGTTATATCCTATTGGTGgcaaatcattaaatgcATCAACGTTTTTCCAAGCTTACCTCGCTGTTCCCATTGTGCTAGTTTTCTATGTTGGACATAAACTCTGGACCAGAAATTGGTCATGGTATATCAAGGCAAAAGATATAGATATTACTACTGGGAgaaatattgttgatagtGATTTTGAATTACAAGCATTGGAGTTGGAAAAGGAGAtggaacaaaaaaaatcatttgtGCACAGATTTGTTAATTTCTGGTGTTGA
- a CDS encoding transcription factor, putative (Similar to S. cerevisiae TYE7;~Similar to C. albicans TYE7), whose translation MNSYYQENQLNTTATATNNNNNNVMNEYVSYSVPLSPVTTNENAQDYWMNGLISNSVPISQTTSNSDINYTEAPNPINLTSIFENNNIFSNDDFTSSSNDISLANSPETNATSDSIAHNLDEVKVKLENHSQAGLDALESAFETKSILKEQPKVKREPNTKEPTKPKRRAPRKKLTESQKKAHNKIEKRYRININAKIAGIQKIIPWVAFEKTAFETGEENETEAEVKNNTRLNKSMILEKATEYILHLQKKEAEYMAENHKLREQVIKLGGEI comes from the coding sequence ATGAATTCATACTATcaagaaaatcaattgaacaCCACCGCCACCgccaccaacaacaacaacaacaatgtcATGAATGAATATGTCAGCTATTCAGTTCCTTTATCTCCTGTCACTACAAACGAAAACGCGCAAGACTACTGGATGAATGGTTTAATTTCAAACTCAGTTCCGATCTCGCAAACAACAAGCAACTCCGATATCAATTACACCGAAGCACCAAATCCTATTAATTTGACTTCAATTTTcgaaaacaataatattttctCCAATGATGATTTCACTTCATCATCTAACGACATATCCTTGGCCAATAGCCCGGAAACAAATGCCACATCAGACAGTATTGCTCATAACTTGGATGAAGTTAAAGTCAAACTAGAGAACCACAGCCAAGCTGGATTAGATGCTTTGGAATCTGCTTTTGAAACTAAATCAATACTAAAAGAACAACCAAAAGTGAAACGAGAACCAAATACCAAGGAACCAACCAAACCAAAGAGAAGAGCACCAAGAAAGAAGTTGACCGAATCACAAAAGAAAGCTCataacaaaattgaaaagagatatagaatcaatattaatgcCAAGATTGCTGgtattcaaaaaatcattccTTGGGTGGCTTTTGAAAAGACTGCTTTTGAGACTGGTGAAGAAAATGAGACTGAAGCCGAGGtcaaaaataatactaGACTTAAcaaatcaatgattttggaaaaagCCACTGAATATATTCTTCATTTACAGAAAAAGGAAGCCGAATATATGGCTGAAAATCATAAATTAAGAGAACAAGTTATTAAATTGGGTGGTGAAATATGA
- a CDS encoding ATP-mannose-1-phosphate guanylyltransferase, putative (Similar to S. cerevisiae PSA1;~Similar to C. albicans PSA1): MTLKVLILTGGETTGTRFRPLSMECPKLLFPLCGKPLISHIIDNLTDQFATRDLEILLMGFFKDQHKTMFLEYIQSVNKSNPDLKIKYLSEPFPLGTAGGLYHFKDEIFTDSNCKLLMIHGDVICNYPFKEMLEFFEQTKSNITLYGVDPVSLLKRSEAQILVANGTENGDESHDDDIVTKFGAIVAERKNYKVVHYVEKPSSSISEFRQDSTYEILLNGGIYIFDRSILDLLTVAEIKKKNSIQFDDELDDDNTSNKNDNVLSLELDVFKTLPQLDNTNFNVYKSTGFWYQLKSPLSALLANNFFLAQSEGTKLASGPELVQPVQILTENITQAKSCKIGPNVSIGKNVTIGNGVRMVNCIVCDDVTIGDNTIIKNAIIANGTKIGKWCRIEGTVTASILASNVISSASAAYMKSLNDIVILCQNTVVQNQVFVYNSVVLPHKELKKDVKYEIIM; encoded by the coding sequence ATGACATTAAAAGTGCTTATTTTAACCGGTGGGGAAACGACGGGGACACGATTCAGACCACTTTCCATGGAATGTCCTAAATTGTTATTTCCATTATGTGGCAAGCCTTTAATATCacatattattgataatttaactGATCAATTTGCTACTCGTGATTTAgagattttgttgatgggGTTTTTCAAGGATCAACACAAGACTATGTTCCTTGAATACATTCAAAGTGTCAACAAGTCCAACCctgatttgaaaatcaaatatttgtCAGAACCATTCCCATTGGGAACTGCCGGTGGATTATACCATTTCAAGGATGAAATTTTCACTGATTCAAATTGCAAGTTATTAATGATCCATGGTGATGTTATTTGCAACTATCCTTTTAAAGAAATGTTGGaattttttgaacaaacaaaatcaaatatcaCTTTATATGGAGTTGATCCAGTTTCATTACTTAAAAGATCAGAAGCACAAATTTTGGTTGCCAATGGTACTGAAAATGGTGACGAATCtcatgatgatgatattgttaCCAAATTTGGTGCTATAGTCGCcgaaagaaaaaactacAAAGTGGTTCATTATGTTGAAAAGCCAAGTAGTTCGATTTCAGAATTTAGACAAGATAGCACCtatgaaatattattgaatgGTGGGATTTACATATTTGATAGATCaattttggatttgttGACCGTGGCtgaaatcaagaaaaagaattcaatccaatttgatgatgaattagatGACGACAACACCAGCAAcaaaaatgataatgtCCTCTCCTTAGAATTAGATGTCTTTAAAACTTTGCCTCAACTCGACAATACAAATTTCAATGTTTACAAATCAACAGGATTTTGGtatcaattgaaactgCCACTCTCGGCATTATTGgctaataatttctttttggcaCAAAGCGAGGGTACAAAATTAGCTTCTGGTCCTGAACTTGTTCAACCAGTACAAATTTTAACTGAAAATATAACTCAAGCCAAGTCATGCAAAATTGGCCCCAACGTCTCCATTGGTAAAAATGTCACAATTGGCAATGGGGTCAGAATGGTAAATTGTATTGTTTGTGATGATGTTACAATTGGCGATAAcacaataattaaaaatgcAATTATTGCCAACGGAACTAAAATTGGCAAGTGGTGCAGAATAGAAGGTACCGTCACAGCAAGCATCTTAGCAAGCAATGTCATCAGCTCTGCATCTGCTGCTTATATGAAACTGTTGAATGATATCGTTATCTTGTGTCAAAACACAGTTGTTCAGAATCAAGTTTTCGTTTACAACTCAGTCGTTTTACCACACaaggaattgaaaaaagatgTCAAGTACGAAATTATCATGTga